The following proteins come from a genomic window of Myroides odoratus DSM 2801:
- a CDS encoding alpha/beta fold hydrolase yields the protein MKEILYSKIEGEGGIPMLVLHGYFGMSDNWNTFGRQMTALGYEMHLVDLRNHGRSFHSDEWSYEVMVEDIIRYMDHYNMCDAIVLGHSMGGKVAMHLATKYPNRVEKLIIADISPRSYAPHHQDILEALNAVDFSTKPSRKEVDEIVSARIADLGTKQFLLKSLYWKEPDQLAFRFNLDVFNRDENVVGEGIDETALFDKPTLFVRGGASKYIQEKDEVLIQQHFPQAVIETIPGAGHWLHAENPQLFFEIVSKFLA from the coding sequence ATGAAAGAGATTTTATATTCAAAAATTGAAGGAGAAGGTGGCATACCAATGCTAGTATTGCACGGGTATTTTGGTATGTCAGATAACTGGAACACGTTTGGTCGACAAATGACAGCATTAGGATATGAGATGCACTTGGTAGATTTGAGAAATCACGGGCGCAGTTTTCATTCGGATGAATGGTCGTATGAAGTAATGGTAGAGGATATTATTCGCTATATGGATCACTATAATATGTGTGATGCTATTGTATTAGGGCATTCTATGGGAGGAAAAGTAGCTATGCATTTGGCAACAAAATACCCGAATCGCGTAGAGAAATTAATTATTGCAGATATTTCCCCACGTTCTTATGCTCCGCATCATCAAGATATTTTAGAGGCATTAAATGCCGTTGATTTTTCAACGAAGCCTTCGCGAAAAGAAGTAGATGAGATTGTAAGTGCGCGAATTGCAGATCTTGGTACAAAGCAATTTTTGTTGAAAAGTTTATATTGGAAAGAACCAGATCAATTAGCTTTTCGATTCAACTTGGACGTTTTTAATAGAGATGAAAATGTGGTTGGTGAAGGTATTGATGAAACTGCTTTATTTGATAAACCGACTCTTTTTGTACGTGGAGGTGCATCAAAGTACATTCAAGAAAAAGATGAAGTGCTCATTCAACAGCATTTTCCTCAAGCTGTGATTGAAACTATTCCGGGGGCTGGACACTGGTTACATGCAGAAAATCCACAGCTGTTTTTTGAAATTGTTTCGAAATTTTTAGCTTAA